From the Rhea pennata isolate bPtePen1 chromosome 1, bPtePen1.pri, whole genome shotgun sequence genome, the window attaataattttatatgaaatgaTGTGCTGTAACTTTCACTGTGGACAGACTGTAGTGGagcaaaaatcttcaaatattctagttatgttttgcattttaaatgcaaaatatataacTTCATTACAAACTTAAATCTCGCTACTGGATCATGATAGCAGTTAAAGGAGATGGAGTTAGTTGATTCCATCAAGACTCAGATGtaacttacttttttttgtttgttttattttgtttttagccAGAGGAATCTACTGCACCTACCTCTGCTGTCACTTCTGGTGCCTCAACTCCTCCAGCTGTTcctgaaatacaaaagaatttgaCACAGGAGCAACTAATAAGGCAACAATTACttgcaaagcaaaaacagttgTTAGAACTTCAGCAGAAAAAGTTAGAGCTGGAGCTGGAACAGACTAAAGCACAGTTGGTGAGTAGGGTAGTTGATGGACCTCTCATAGGTGGGGTTTTTGTTGCAGTTTCTTTTGAATAGCACCTTAGCTATACTGCTAACTgcagtaaattaaatttttcttaGTTCTAgacaaaaaagttgttttaGAATTAGAGCAATGAAAGTTGATCTTGGGCTCtaaaacaatattaaataaaaatctcactgtttttaataaaaactgaatCAAAAAGGTGAAgtttttgagagtttttttttattatttctactcTCCAAAATGATGCCTGCCTATGATCCTgattttccaccttttttcaTGGGTTATAGCACACCAGGCTTTTTCAGTTACCTTTGCTCCTGTTCTTCTGAGAAAGTTTGGAGAATCAAGATTCTTAGCCTATAAAATCTGTTTCCTCATCAAGTCAGATTTCTTAAATGTGAAAGTCAGTTAAGCAATGTTATTTCAGGTTTGTAATTGAAAGTCTTGTTGCACTGATAGTTGTAAAAACATCTTGATGgtataaaaatatgaaactaaAGCACCCTGAAAGTcttgaaataggaaaaataacagatgTGTAGCAGCTTAGTTGCCTTGAGCATATGGAGTGTATGAAAAAAACCTAATGTTGTAGTGCAAACATGCTCTTACATCAAATTTTCTAGGATTGACTTTTCATTTATGTTTGGACTTGATCTTTTGTAATGGtactgcattattttaaaacctgtaATCAGCAATTAACAGGTCACTTTGAGATAATTACCTTGTAAGCATGTCTTTTGAGACATTTCCATTGGTAGATTTCGCTCCACAGAATATCAACATCACTGGACAGGAGTTAACAGGcattttaatgctgcttttttcctttctattcagGCTGTTTCTCTTAGTGTTCAACAAGGATCATCTACTATAGCTTCAGTTCCAGCACCTTCCAAGCAACATATGTCTCAGACGCCTCATATGGCAGTTAAACCTCCTCATCAGACTTCTGtgcaagctgaaaaaaacaaaccatccCCAAGTCCTCCACTTCATGATATCAAAATAGTAAACAGGGATCCTAGGCTTAATAGGATGGCTCAACATTCTTCTCATGCTAAAGATCAGTCTCATAGGAAAGAATTTTCATCAAATGCAACCAGTCAGTCTGATACCAAGGCAAGCAAAACGGCTcaagctgaaaagcagaactcatcaaagcaagaaaaactgaaagcaagtgaaaaaacaCCGAAGAAAGAACTTGATCAGTCAGAAGCAAAATCTAAATCACCATCACCTTTGAAAAACAAGCTACCCAGTACTAAAGATACTAAAACccaggaatgtgaaagcacaaaaGTATCTGAAATCAGTAAACGAGATCCAAGATTGAAAAAACATCTTCAAGAAAAGCCAGAGggcaaagaggaggaggtgaaagacaagaagaaaaacacagagaaaaaagaaaaagaggaacatAAGACATCGGAACATAGACCGGTAGGCAGCAGAAATAAAGTAATTAATGGTGTTGTTCAGAAACAAGATGTGGCTACAGAGGAATCAGAAAAACAAGGTGGAAAACAGGGGAGATCAAGTAATAGAAAACGCTCACGATCACGCTCTCCTAAATCTCGGTCGCCATCTACACATTCTCCAAAAAGAAGAGATAGGAGATCACCCAAAAGAAGACTTAGGAGTTTGTCTCCTACTTCATCAACTCCTAAAATTGGAAAGATACGTCAGATAGGTCCTAAGCAGTCTCATGTTGAAGAATGTGCACAAGCAGcaagagatgaaagaaattcTAATAAACGAAACCTTAAACAAGAGGTGCGAGATCCAAGGAGAGTGAAAAAAGCTCAGGAAGATAGGCCCCAAGAAACAACGAGCCAGCATTCTACAAAAACCTCTCCTGATCCAAAGGAGAATGCAGAAAACTGGCAAGGGTCCAAATCAGGCAAGAGGTGGAAATCTGgttgggaagaaaataaaaagtaagttACCAACTTTTAATCAATTTCTgtctgaagtcagtggaaatttTCCTGCTGACTTCAGTATGCTCAGGTTTGGGAGGCAATGTTCAGATTGTAAAAATGGATTATTCCAATTGTTAACTTCTTTTATTAGTAGAACATGGAAATAATGTATATTTAGATTCTGATGTGATTGTGGTGTTTTGCTACAGTTAGATTAAATTGGAATGTGATAGGTATGTCCTGAATAAAGGAGTAAttggttttaaatgttttattgctttcagCTCACAGCAGAATGAAGAACACCAAGCACTTGGTAAATCCCCTCACCAAAGACACCGGGAAAACTGGGCTGCTAGTAAGGGAATTTTGTCACCCCGAGCACCGAAGCAGCAGCACCGCTTAAGTGTGGATGCTAATTTACAAATTCCCAAAGAATTGACATCTGCAAGCAAGAGAGAATTACTTAAAAAGGTAATACTGACTAATTTGTATTTATAGAAGCATCCTGGATGTAGTTGTATGTTGTTTTAGAAGTCTGAACTTTAACTTTAATATTACAGGCAAATGAACGCTTAGCATCTGGTGAAATAACACAAGATGAGTTCCTTGTTGTAGCTCATCAGATCCGACAGCTGTTCCAGTATCAGGAAGGAAAGCACAGATGCAATGTGTGGGATAGccctacagaagaaaaatgtggtttgaaaaagaaacctcTTCTATCTGATGCAGAATTAACATATTAtgaacacaaagcaaaattGAAAAGAACACAAGTACAGCATTCATTGTCGCGACTTGATCTGTTAGACCCTGATGATATTTTAGATTATCATATACCTGATGCATTACTTTCTGGAATAGAATGTGAGCAAGCCAAAGCTAAGCGTGGAGTACAGTTTGACAGAAAAGAACCATTTGGGGAAAGATCCAGGCGACATTCTCCTGTAAGTGGCAGTAATAGACCTTTTCCTGATAGTCTTTCACCACTTGAGAGTCGACGAAGAATTGAGGAACAAAATGCTACTAAAGGAGCAAGAGGTTCTAAAAATTTCGATCCTTATGACAGCTGGGGAGAATCAGATGAGTTTAGAGAAGCTCTCAGACAACAGGGGAAGAGTACACCAGAGTTTCAGAAAATAGATGGTGATGCAATCTGCAGATTTGATAATCGTGAAGAAAGACAGCTTCTGGGGCAAGCTGGTATgtatttttgccttattttaGTGCTATTTAGTAATTTGCAACATTTCAGCAATTAGTtaatggttttgtttgtttaggtGTTCGAGAGGAACCAAGGTCCCCATTCAGTGAACGTTTCAAGAGAGCAAGGTATGAAGATCCAGACAAGGCACCGTTTTCAGAGAGTCCAGGATCAAGATTTGGAGGCATTGAAGTAAAACAGAGAATAAGCGCACTGATGGAAGACAGATCTCTCTTTGATGGCTCACCGAGACAGCCTGCTACAAGAGTTGGGGTAGATGGACCAGGAAGTCCTTTTGTTGATGGTCCTGCTGCTGGTTCAAATTCTAGAATTGATGGGCCACCTGGACAGGCTGCTATGAGATTTGAGGGGCCTCTGGTAGGGGGAGGTGCCTCTCAGTTTGACGGACcactggcaggagcagggggagCTGGAGCCCTAAGATTTGATGGGCCACCAGGGCAGCTGGCAGGGGCCCTCAGATTTGAAGGACCCCCAGGACAGGTTGGTGGAGGAGGTCCATTGAGGTTTGAGGGACCTCTTGGGCAGATAGGTGGTCCTTTGCGTTTTGAGGGGCCAGCAGGACAGCCTGTAGGTGGTCCTAGATTTGAAGGACCTGGAGTTGGTCTCAGGTTTGAGGGGCCACGTGGTCAAATTTCAGGTGGTCTCAGGTTTGAGGGACCCCATGGTCAACCTCTGGGGCCCCGAGGTCAGCCAGGGGGTGGTCTCAGGTTTGAGGGACCCCATGGTCAGCCCTTGGGGCCTCATGGTCAACCAGGGGGTGGTCTCAGGTTTGAGGGGCCACACTTACAACCGTTGGGGCCCCATGGTCAACCTGGAGGTGGCCTCAGATTTGAGGGGCCACATGGTCAGCCTGTGGGGCCCCATGGACCATCAGGTGGTGGGCTTAGATTTGAGGGGCCACATGGACCGTCAGGTGGTGGTCTCAGATTGGAAGGACCAGGGGTAGGTCCTAGGTTAATTGATGGGCCAGCACACCAAGGAGGGGGTGGTCTTAGATTTGAAGGTCCTCTGGGTCGAACTGGTCCAAGATTTGATGGCTGTCATTCCGCTGGATTTGATGGTCAACCTGGACAGCTATCTCTGCTGCAAAGATTTGATGGAATTCATGGACAGCCTGGCCCAAGATTCGAAAGAGCACCTGGCCAACAGGCACAACCACGATTTGATACAGCCATACCTCAAAGATTTGATGGTCCTCACCAGCAGCCCTCAAGGTTTGACTTGCCCCTTGGCCTTCAGGGTGCACGTTTTGAAAATGTAGCTAACCATCCTGCCTCAAGACTAGAATTGCCACCGTATGGACAAAGCGGTCCATTTGGTGAACATCCCAGCCAGAGCTACAATGGACCATCTCATGGGATGCAATTCCAGAGACCTGAAATATTTGATGGTTCTCCAGGACCAAATTTCAATGGGCCAGCTGGCCCAGGAGCACAGAATTTCCCATTGAGAGCATCTGGAcattattttgatgaaaaaagtCTTCAGGGTCCTCAATATGGAAGCTTCAATAGTATGTCAGTGGGAAATAATCAGGTAAGACTTGATTGTACTAAATAAGGTAGTCTGAAGTGTTACTGTATAGAGATTAGTAGTTATTGTTCCTCCTAAAACAAGGTTTTTCTGATAAGCAGGGAGGCTGGGAACTAGTTTCAGACTAAAAATTATCCTTGCTAAGAAGTTTTTAGATTACTGAAGGCAGTCATACactatttttttgaaaaagaaaaatcggaaaaaaagatttttacagtCATTTTGTAGCTGAGAAGGTAACTTGAGGAAGTACACTATTTTAAACTCACAAAACTAATTGGAAGTCTACTATTCTCGTTAAGTTTACTCAAAGTGAATTCTCTGTAAAGCCTGGAAGATAGAATTATGAATATACATGATTAATCTGTTCGGTGCGGAATTACAGTAAACCAAAATAATTGTTACCTTTTTGAGTCAGTATTGATGGTAAGACTTAAGAGAAATCTCTAATTTGGGGGAATTGGGAAGGTTTGGACATTGTTGAACTACACTTGAAGAATGTTCTTTGTACCAGAATGCTTTGAGGCCTGtcagaaatgctctttttcagaagggaaaatgaTGCTGAATGCTGATGTTCATTCCTTTCAGTTGATTACGGATAGAGATTTTAGTGGCCATTTTTTCTTTGAGGGACAAAAATCACATATGAGGAGTGAACTGAACCTAATCCAATTGTGTCCTGCTAACCTCTAGAGGGAtgaaattttaaacaattttaactTTCTTAATAAATCCAAAAGCAGtttgcaaagaatatttttattagaaatgtattctaaaaattatttctctatcTGGAGTTTACTGCAGTTAGTTTTTTGAAAACATCCTGTTTTCAGGATGATTTTGGTATAAGGGATActattttaattactgtataAGAAGGAATATctgtttactgaaaaataacattttttcatgaaTGGTCATCAGATTGTCCAGTTTCTTTCTGATGCACTCTGTTTTATAAGTAAGTAATATGTTTAGAAAATGTGATTGGAATTTGAAGGAAttgattttcaaatttttcaaattGATTCAAATTTTGGAATTTGAATAAGTAAaggaaaagtatattttatttaaatgttagaCATAACATTCACTGAATTTTTTCTGATGGGAAATTAGAACTAGAGAAAGATTATGAGCTCATTTTTTGACTTCTCAATACTGAACTGATACGATATGTTCCTCGAGGGTGTTTAATATAGCTAAAATTGTGAATGCCTAGAGGTTAATAACTTgattataatatattttttaattttatcatgCAAACAgtacataaatatttacttttatagGTGTCTCTTATGTCTGCTCAGCCAGGACCTTATGGCCAAGGTCAGCAGTATTTACCAAATCCTGGAAGCTTTGTTCAGAACCCAGCAGGTATGtaccaaaataatgaaaataacaataatgaaGTAAtaacctttttgtttcttttggactgttttgtttattagaggctataaaaataaacatttcgTCCTATCTTGGTGTACTAATTCTGGGTAATTCTAAAGGAAGCCTTGACACTTAATGAGGTGCTAGTAGATGTGGTATCTATATTACCTGAATTCGTGTAGGGGTTTCCCTCaaacactgaaatgtttcattagTTTTCATTAACTATATGGTTATGGGTATATAGTTGGGCAGAAAAAAACTGGTCTGCTTTTGAGAGAAGGAAGGGATTGGTTCATAGGACTGATTTGCATTTGCCAGGTGATACAAAACTTACTAGTACATGAATGGTTAGTAATGAAAAGCTTATACAATGTCATGAATTATTAAAAGCAAGTGATCAAGTAGATTAGTCCTCATAAATACTTTAAGCATCTTTAAGTGAGAAAATACTACATTTCAAAAAACCGTATTCAGTAGAAATCTGTATGCCAAGAGCCAGCATAGATAGcacttaaatatttgcattatgaAGGAAGCTGctacaagagaagaaaaagttggGAGGAGCGTGCAGCAGAGAAGCATGTTGCGAAGTGCGTTGGTGGAAATGAAGTAAATTTTTGAAGCTAACCTTTTGTCACTATGAATGTTGATATTTTCTCCTTTAGGAGCCCTTCCACATTCATACCCTGATAACCACCTTGGTCAGCTTGATGTCAATGAATTGTTTGCTAAACTGCTGTCAACAGGAATCCTCAAACTGTCAAAAACTGATTCCACGTCCGCACGTATGTACATCCATTATGTTCTAACTTCTCAGTTTATGCATAACCTAAgtgcagcttttttttaatggaacttttttctttggaaggaaTTCAGTGCATCTGAGGAAGTAAAttcttaacttttaaaatgcatcctGTAGTTTAATTTGTACAATTAAGCTATGCGAAGCAGTGAGATGCATCTTTGGTGCTGCTGCTTAGAAACTTGTTCTTGATTATAATCAGGTTCTTACCAGtttcattctgaaatacttctttctctAAATACGAAATATTAAAGCCAAAGACTTAGGTGAAGGTATTGAAACACTGTTTTCTTCAACTCAGGTTGTAAAGAACTAATTGCATTTTGTATGCTGTTTATAATGTTAGAAGCTGAGACTGATTCAGCTATTACTATGCACATGCATTTTAACATAAATTGTTTGCATtcatatttcaataaaaatacctttcaggagttctttatttttttacagtaatgTACTGAAGTTTTGATAAGAtcataattttctattttctagaAGTGAATGAAACATCAGCCCAGCCAGCtgctgaagaggaggaggatgatcAGGGTGAAGATCAAGATGTCCCAGACCTCACTAATTTCACAGTTGAAGAACTCAGACAGTGCGTATAGTAGCATGATACTACAATGCAGTAAGAACAATGACATGGCAATATCTGTAGAGTTAATCCAAGACAGCTGAGAGCTTTTAAAAGATCAAATGTCACTTTGTTACCAATACAGGAGGACCTGCAGTTTTTGGTTCTTTTGTTAGCCTAGCAGAatttgagggaggaaaaaggggagATTAACCTGAGTTATTTTTATCTGAGATGCATGTTGTGATTTAATCAGCAAGATTATAGAAATTGAAGACTGTTAACTTCCTTTACCAGTGTTACTAACTTTGTGGTAGTTTGCAAAGCTGAACAAATGCTGGCATTACTGTAGTATGCATTATTAGACCCTTGGAGCTCCTAGATGTAAAACTAAGACCTACACACTGATATGTTTCTCATGAACAGATAATGTGCATGTTTTCAGTTGATCATGTTttgaaaatcaggaaaatatttagctATGTTGCATGCTTTAACTGTATAgaagattaatattttttttctactgttgtGATCATTTGAAGCAACTTAATGAGGAACTTCTTCTTACCTGttacttttcaagaaaatgttaagcctgcctttttttttttttttttttttaggcgTTATGACAGTGTTATAAATCGACTATACACTGGAATTCAGTGTTACTCATGTGGAATGAGATTTACTACTTCACAGACAGATGTTTATGCAGATCATTTAGATTGGCATTATCGCCAAAACCGCACAGAAAAGGATGTTAGCAGAAAAGTTACACACAGAAGGTGGTACTACAGTTTAACAGTAAGTAATGGAATGTGTGTTTTGATTAAATTAAAAGCCAGCTTTATGTGTGTGCTGTAGGACTGTGGTTGAATCTAGAATTACATCATCGCAGGTGTTTGCCTTTGATAAACAGTGCTGCTTAGCTATTTCAAATAGTTTTTATAAATGCCATCAAAACACAAAAGATAATAAGCAGTTTAAATTGTTAGTATCTTTTTGGTATTAATTAGAATGGAATGGAAatagaaagtgttttttctggagaaagttTTTTGAACAGCGTAGTACTGTGAAAAAATGTATACTGTATAATGCATGTGATgagcatttcagtttttaatgaaGAGACTCATTACATATACTACTTTTTGAATGGTTTTTTTtgagctttgctttttaaacttgGATTTGTGGCTACTTGTCCATGTCTGAGTGTGAATGAAAAATTTCCATTAGGACTGGATTGAATTTGAAGAAATAGCTGATCTAGAAGAACGTGCAAAAAGCCAGTTTTTCGAAAAAGCTCATGAAGAGGTTGTGTTGAAGACACAAGAagctgcaaaagagaaagagttTCAGAGTGTCCCTGCTGGACCAGCTGGAGCAGATGAGGTATGTTTCAGCTTGCCTTCATTAGCCTGGGTAGTGAGAAGGATTTAATACCTTGAAGAATTCTACAGCATTCTTTTACACAGTGTGTTAAATATAGCATGAAGTTTTGTTCTTGGGCCTCTGTGTCATTggttttatatttgtttatgtAAGATTGTTTCCTAATAGCAGATAGTGGTGTAAATTACCAGtagttcaaaacaaaacaaaaaaactcccaCCACCTATTGATGATCCTTAGCAAAACTGAAGTTGGAAATGCGTTTTAATTAACTGTGTGTGTCTATAAGAATAGTAAATTGAACAAATGAATTGGAAATGGTCCTTTGTGGTTCAAGTAACAATTGTCTTACCTAGTTTGTGttactttttgcatttttttttcagtagaaggTAGGCATTAGGACAAAGAAATACCTCAGTCTTTTGACTTGAAAATAACCAGtagatacatattttattaGATGAACTGGAATGGTATCACATACAAGAACTGTCAGAATCTCAACTTAGTTTTCACATGCTAACCCTATATGAAACTATCTATCAAGCCCTGAAagcctttgttttaattttggaaaaaagtaCCTCTCATGGCttgttttcaaatttgattGTATGGCAGAGAAAGTATTAAAGATGTTAATGTTCTAAGCAAAAGTTTTCCCCTTTTAACTTGAAACTCAAAGTTGAGGTAGGGGTAAGAGTGAAGATAATGCTATAAGTAAAATTAACGGAGTTTCTTTACTGGATTGTGTTACCTGGCAGCAAAAGAACATTAGATTGTTACCAAGTGTTTTGCAGAGACTTCCTAGCTTAAAGGGCAAAGCTTACTGTTCCCAAGTTGACAGCTGTCTGCAAGCTATGATGATGATAGTTATTGAATCTGCACACTATACTCAAATTTGCATTAATACATGTTTTCTAAAGTTGCTTTTAAAACGTGGAAGCAAGATCATGTTGTAGGTCAATATGTTTatcttatgttaaaaaaaaaactttgattgTCTCAGTTGCATTCTTAAAGTTGATGTGTTCAGTATATTGTTAAAAATCCGCTTTATATATctctgttattttaataattttccaGAGTTGTGAAATTTGTCAAGAGCAATTTGAACAGTATtgggatgaggaggaggaagagtggcATCTGAAGAATGCTATTAGAGTAGATGAAAAGGTAATCTGATTTTATTACATGTGATACTTGTTtagagttcaaaaaaaaaaaaagagttgtaGCAAAAAAATGTGAGGGGAAAGTGATGATTTTCATTCCCCATGGATTCTCTGGATGGTTTTGCTGGTGTCCAAGTACACCAATATCTCaaccttttaaaatgcatgaaatcTTGATTGTATTAGCATAGGCTCACTAGGGTTCCCTCATGCTGCCTTGctaaaagaaagataaatgtgTATGTTGGTTCTATTAATTCTAAATACAGCTGTAGACAAATAATTCTCAGCACTTACCAGGCTTTTGTTTAACTTTTCCTACCTAAACCACGCATGCAATCTTTTCTCAGTTAGTTATGTTTGACTGTTATACTTTGCCTACTTGTACTATTATTTTTCTAGAGGGATTATAATATGTGTAATCAAAACTTTTCTGTTCATGACCAGTGCTTCTACTATAAAATAAGTATATATTTAAGTGTACAACAATTCCTTTCCAGATTTACCATCCATCATGTTACGAAGATTACCAAAATGTAAGTGAACCCTTTATactctttttaaagcattttgagtTGGTTTTGCTTGATTTCTGGCTTTGCAAATGTATTCAGAATATGCTACCCATTTCTGTTGCATATGACTGCACAAGGAATTGAGGGCCCCAGGCATGGGAAGTTTGTAATACAGAATTACCTGaagatgtattttttgttaTGATGTAGCATGTCAGCTTTTGTCTCACACACAACTAAAGAGAAACCGTGTTTTGAAAACGTTCTGAATTAATTGCTGAGTGAAGTGCTCGATCTTAGGaattcacaaaaagaaataattgatgTTGATGTGTGTGTAGACattaaatttttaatgatttgaaAGTTGCAATGCTTTTGGATATAGCTTGGAATGTTTTATGGTAATGTGTTATGTGTTTCATCCCTGCTTGGatgatatattttcaaaataattgtaAAGTAATTTTGTCAGAATAAAT encodes:
- the PCF11 gene encoding pre-mRNA cleavage complex 2 protein Pcf11 isoform X3, with translation MSAPESSAGSSEAREDACRDYQSSLEDLTFNSKPHINMLTILAEENVPFAKDIVSLIEAQIAKVDENTRKSLFKLRSTWDDIFPLKKLYALDVRVNSLDPAWPIKPLPPNVNTSSIHVNPKFLNKSPEESTAPTSAVTSGASTPPAVPEIQKNLTQEQLIRQQLLAKQKQLLELQQKKLELELEQTKAQLAVSLSVQQGSSTIASVPAPSKQHMSQTPHMAVKPPHQTSVQAEKNKPSPSPPLHDIKIVNRDPRLNRMAQHSSHAKDQSHRKEFSSNATSQSDTKASKTAQAEKQNSSKQEKLKASEKTPKKELDQSEAKSKSPSPLKNKLPSTKDTKTQECESTKVSEISKRDPRLKKHLQEKPEGKEEEVKDKKKNTEKKEKEEHKTSEHRPVGSRNKVINGVVQKQDVATEESEKQGGKQGRSSNRKRSRSRSPKSRSPSTHSPKRRDRRSPKRRLRSLSPTSSTPKIGKIRQIGPKQSHVEECAQAARDERNSNKRNLKQEVRDPRRVKKAQEDRPQETTSQHSTKTSPDPKENAENWQGSKSGKRWKSGWEENKNSQQNEEHQALGKSPHQRHRENWAASKGILSPRAPKQQHRLSVDANLQIPKELTSASKRELLKKANERLASGEITQDEFLVVAHQIRQLFQYQEGKHRCNVWDSPTEEKCGLKKKPLLSDAELTYYEHKAKLKRTQVQHSLSRLDLLDPDDILDYHIPDALLSGIECEQAKAKRGVQFDRKEPFGERSRRHSPVSGSNRPFPDSLSPLESRRRIEEQNATKGARGSKNFDPYDSWGESDEFREALRQQGKSTPEFQKIDGDAICRFDNREERQLLGQAGVREEPRSPFSERFKRARYEDPDKAPFSESPGSRFGGIEVKQRISALMEDRSLFDGSPRQPATRVGVDGPGSPFVDGPAAGSNSRIDGPPGQAAMRFEGPLVGGGASQFDGPLAGAGGAGALRFDGPPGQLAGALRFEGPPGQVGGGGPLRFEGPLGQIGGPLRFEGPAGQPVGGPRFEGPGVGLRFEGPRGQISGGLRFEGPHGQPLGPRGQPGGGLRFEGPHGQPLGPHGQPGGGLRFEGPHLQPLGPHGQPGGGLRFEGPHGQPVGPHGPSGGGLRFEGPHGPSGGGLRLEGPGVGPRLIDGPAHQGGGGLRFEGPLGRTGPRFDGCHSAGFDGQPGQLSLLQRFDGIHGQPGPRFERAPGQQAQPRFDTAIPQRFDGPHQQPSRFDLPLGLQGARFENVANHPASRLELPPYGQSGPFGEHPSQSYNGPSHGMQFQRPEIFDGSPGPNFNGPAGPGAQNFPLRASGHYFDEKSLQGPQYGSFNSMSVGNNQVSLMSAQPGPYGQGQQYLPNPGSFVQNPAGALPHSYPDNHLGQLDVNELFAKLLSTGILKLSKTDSTSAQVNETSAQPAAEEEEDDQGEDQDVPDLTNFTVEELRQRYDSVINRLYTGIQCYSCGMRFTTSQTDVYADHLDWHYRQNRTEKDVSRKVTHRRWYYSLTDWIEFEEIADLEERAKSQFFEKAHEEVVLKTQEAAKEKEFQSVPAGPAGADESCEICQEQFEQYWDEEEEEWHLKNAIRVDEKIYHPSCYEDYQNTSSFDCTPSPSKTPVENPLNIMLNIVKQETQEPCDSPKVKEEPEDTPTACAEESTSASTDIKTEPDKVESV
- the PCF11 gene encoding pre-mRNA cleavage complex 2 protein Pcf11 isoform X5 produces the protein MSAPESSAGSSEAREDACRDYQSSLEDLTFNSKPHINMLTILAEENVPFAKDIVSLIEAQIAKPEESTAPTSAVTSGASTPPAVPEIQKNLTQEQLIRQQLLAKQKQLLELQQKKLELELEQTKAQLAVSLSVQQGSSTIASVPAPSKQHMSQTPHMAVKPPHQTSVQAEKNKPSPSPPLHDIKIVNRDPRLNRMAQHSSHAKDQSHRKEFSSNATSQSDTKASKTAQAEKQNSSKQEKLKASEKTPKKELDQSEAKSKSPSPLKNKLPSTKDTKTQECESTKVSEISKRDPRLKKHLQEKPEGKEEEVKDKKKNTEKKEKEEHKTSEHRPVGSRNKVINGVVQKQDVATEESEKQGGKQGRSSNRKRSRSRSPKSRSPSTHSPKRRDRRSPKRRLRSLSPTSSTPKIGKIRQIGPKQSHVEECAQAARDERNSNKRNLKQEVRDPRRVKKAQEDRPQETTSQHSTKTSPDPKENAENWQGSKSGKRWKSGWEENKNSQQNEEHQALGKSPHQRHRENWAASKGILSPRAPKQQHRLSVDANLQIPKELTSASKRELLKKANERLASGEITQDEFLVVAHQIRQLFQYQEGKHRCNVWDSPTEEKCGLKKKPLLSDAELTYYEHKAKLKRTQVQHSLSRLDLLDPDDILDYHIPDALLSGIECEQAKAKRGVQFDRKEPFGERSRRHSPVSGSNRPFPDSLSPLESRRRIEEQNATKGARGSKNFDPYDSWGESDEFREALRQQGKSTPEFQKIDGDAICRFDNREERQLLGQAGVREEPRSPFSERFKRARYEDPDKAPFSESPGSRFGGIEVKQRISALMEDRSLFDGSPRQPATRVGVDGPGSPFVDGPAAGSNSRIDGPPGQAAMRFEGPLVGGGASQFDGPLAGAGGAGALRFDGPPGQLAGALRFEGPPGQVGGGGPLRFEGPLGQIGGPLRFEGPAGQPVGGPRFEGPGVGLRFEGPRGQISGGLRFEGPHGQPLGPRGQPGGGLRFEGPHGQPLGPHGQPGGGLRFEGPHLQPLGPHGQPGGGLRFEGPHGQPVGPHGPSGGGLRFEGPHGPSGGGLRLEGPGVGPRLIDGPAHQGGGGLRFEGPLGRTGPRFDGCHSAGFDGQPGQLSLLQRFDGIHGQPGPRFERAPGQQAQPRFDTAIPQRFDGPHQQPSRFDLPLGLQGARFENVANHPASRLELPPYGQSGPFGEHPSQSYNGPSHGMQFQRPEIFDGSPGPNFNGPAGPGAQNFPLRASGHYFDEKSLQGPQYGSFNSMSVGNNQVSLMSAQPGPYGQGQQYLPNPGSFVQNPAGALPHSYPDNHLGQLDVNELFAKLLSTGILKLSKTDSTSAQVNETSAQPAAEEEEDDQGEDQDVPDLTNFTVEELRQRYDSVINRLYTGIQCYSCGMRFTTSQTDVYADHLDWHYRQNRTEKDVSRKVTHRRWYYSLTDWIEFEEIADLEERAKSQFFEKAHEEVVLKTQEAAKEKEFQSVPAGPAGADESCEICQEQFEQYWDEEEEEWHLKNAIRVDEKIYHPSCYEDYQNTSSFDCTPSPSKTPVENPLNIMLNIVKQETQEPCDSPKVKEEPEDTPTACAEESTSASTDIKTEPDKVESV